The stretch of DNA TCCTTCTTCGCTTAACGCTTTACAAATACTGCCTCCAAATCTCCCTAAACCTATAACCGCAAACTCTTTTCGTTTCAATGAAATCTTCCTCCAATAATAGATACAACTTATATAAAGTATTGTAACATACAAAATCTAGTTCCAGTAGTTAGAAAAGCGGAGGCGGCTCGTTCAGGTCCAAACAAACTGGAGCTTTTCCGAGGGAGATAAAGGAAACACAGCGAACCTTCGTTAAGCTGATGTTGACTTATCGTACGGAGGAAAAGTGAAGTTTGAGCCGGAGCTAGCTGCCGGAGCTAGACGTAACGTAAGTAAAGTTAGTAGTTATCCACAATATTTACACGTTTTGTTACTTAACGATCAAAAAAGAAGATGAGCGAATAATCTCATCTTCTTATAATTTTTTATTTAATTGTTGCTGCTGGTTCGGTTCCTAACATTTCTACTATTTCATTTTCTTCATTCATAACAGCGACTTTTGGTTTGTGCGAATGAATTTTCTCTTCTGGTAACATGCAATAGGAAATGACGATTATGACATCACCTGGTTGCACTAAGCGCGCTGCTGCTCCATTTAGGCAGAATTCCTTCCCCCCACGCTTTCCAGGGATAATATACGTTTCAAAACGAGCGCCATTATTGTTGTTTACAATATGAACTTTTTCGTTTGCAACCATCCCTACAGCGTCTAATATATCTTCATCTATCGTAATGCTACCAACATAGTTCAAGTTAGACTCCGTTACTCTTGCACGATGTATTTTCGCATTCATTAATGTCCGAAACATGTTTTTGGCCTCCTGCTGCATAAAATATTAAAATGTAAAGACTATATTATCAATCAGTCTAGCTTTTGAAAATTTAACTGCTAACGCTATAATAAGTTCCTTATCATTTCTACTTTTACTTTTTAAATCAGGATAAGTTAAAACCTCTATATATTCTATATGACCTGTTGTCTCTTTTTCAATCATTTCTTTTATACTATTTTTAACAAAGTTGGTTGTTTTACCTTCAAGTAGTAATTGTTTTCCAAGATGTAACGCTTGATATAAAACTGGCGCTTCAGCTCTTTCTTCATTTGTTAAATAAACATTTCGAGAACTTTTGGCTAAACCATCTTCCTCTCGAACAGTTGGTACTCTTTCAATTGCAACTGGAATATTATAATCTTCTATAACTCCTTCTAAAACTGCTACTTGCTGAGCATCCTTCATACCAAAATAGGCTTTATCCGGTAAAACAATATTAAACAATTTAATTACGACCGTTGCAACACCGTCAAAATGCCCTACTCTATTTACACCACATAGTACATTCGATCTTTCCACCACTTGAATCACCGATGTTCTTTTTTCTTTATACATTTCTTCCACTGAAGGATAAAATAAATAGTCGACACCTGCTTCTTTAGCAAGCATTTCATCC from Sutcliffiella cohnii encodes:
- the panD gene encoding aspartate 1-decarboxylase yields the protein MFRTLMNAKIHRARVTESNLNYVGSITIDEDILDAVGMVANEKVHIVNNNNGARFETYIIPGKRGGKEFCLNGAAARLVQPGDVIIVISYCMLPEEKIHSHKPKVAVMNEENEIVEMLGTEPAATIK
- the panC gene encoding pantoate--beta-alanine ligase, whose translation is MKRISTVSEMQEISINNKKSGKRIGFVPTMGFLHEGHLQLVKKAREHNDIVVLSIFVNPLQFGPNEDFEAYPRDIERDEMLAKEAGVDYLFYPSVEEMYKEKRTSVIQVVERSNVLCGVNRVGHFDGVATVVIKLFNIVLPDKAYFGMKDAQQVAVLEGVIEDYNIPVAIERVPTVREEDGLAKSSRNVYLTNEERAEAPVLYQALHLGKQLLLEGKTTNFVKNSIKEMIEKETTGHIEYIEVLTYPDLKSKSRNDKELIIALAVKFSKARLIDNIVFTF